Proteins encoded in a region of the Cytobacillus pseudoceanisediminis genome:
- a CDS encoding PRC-barrel domain-containing protein produces MRTFSLLKGLPVFELKTGNKAGDICDLSITGTGKVQGLLLRKGALLKKTYIINIEDVTSFGWDGVMIEDSSVLQAIPKHEDYTCETHNRLTGKMIMSQEGERLGLLEDVYFREELGTIVGYELSDGFFSDVLEGKRVIKTDDPPAIGKDAIIVNVK; encoded by the coding sequence TTGCGGACATTTTCTTTATTAAAGGGTTTGCCGGTTTTTGAATTGAAAACCGGCAATAAAGCAGGCGATATTTGTGATTTATCCATCACAGGCACCGGTAAAGTACAGGGATTACTGCTGCGAAAGGGCGCTCTTCTGAAAAAGACATATATCATCAATATTGAGGACGTAACATCTTTTGGCTGGGATGGAGTAATGATTGAAGATTCCTCTGTTCTGCAAGCAATTCCAAAACATGAGGATTATACATGTGAGACCCATAACCGGTTAACAGGCAAAATGATTATGAGCCAGGAAGGTGAACGGCTGGGCTTACTTGAGGATGTATACTTCAGGGAAGAATTGGGCACGATTGTAGGGTACGAACTGTCGGATGGCTTCTTTTCAGATGTGCTGGAAGGAAAACGTGTCATAAAAACCGATGACCCGCCTGCAATAGGAAAAGACGCCATAATTGTAAATGTAAAATAG
- a CDS encoding YrzQ family protein has product MNKILTSAMMLGAGMAAYNYAQKNNMISGRKMKRMQKNNESFILKMILGLVLKKGQLFCVMEWLISSHVQMSCAYLIKHMYKSPGTYHNKNKEAGHIEYSNEMVLPAWISASLVYCDFSLPKASGIMDACTGNLICGIHTVCYWSIYYISPSPDCGEIA; this is encoded by the coding sequence TTGAACAAAATATTAACCTCTGCAATGATGCTTGGTGCAGGTATGGCGGCTTATAATTACGCCCAAAAAAATAATATGATATCAGGCCGAAAAATGAAACGCATGCAAAAAAATAACGAAAGCTTTATTCTAAAAATGATTTTGGGGCTGGTTCTTAAAAAGGGCCAGCTTTTTTGTGTAATGGAATGGCTGATTTCCTCTCATGTACAAATGTCTTGCGCTTATCTTATTAAGCACATGTATAAATCCCCAGGAACCTATCACAATAAAAACAAGGAGGCGGGCCATATTGAATATTCAAATGAAATGGTACTACCGGCTTGGATTTCTGCTTCTCTTGTTTATTGTGATTTTAGTCTTCCTAAAGCTTCAGGCATTATGGATGCCTGTACTGGAAATCTTATTTGCGGTATTCATACCGTTTGTTATTGGAGCATTTATTACATATCTCCTTCACCCGATTGTGGAGAAATTGCATGA